The following proteins are co-located in the Candidatus Eisenbacteria bacterium genome:
- a CDS encoding glycosyltransferase family 4 protein yields the protein MSGNEARRVLILMDDLGGGTGNHVLSMARRWDRSLWRVEIASPRPVTAREAPDIEIRELPSLGRRDFYPLAQIARFAQVRSLALDRRPAIVHAYFFWSILYARMLKKLGVVRRLIENREDHGFNWGRHEYALLRLTRSAPDRVICVSDSVRRTVLKRERLDPERTVVVWNGIEPAPEGARDLDLRRALGFGAEDLVVGMVANLNRPIKGVGYFIDAIPAILREVPEARFLILGRGEGEGPLRARARFLGVEERVVFAGFRKEIERFYRAMDVSVLTSLSEGLSLTLLESMGHGLPVVVTRVGGNPEVVFDGETGFLVPPRDANLFAERVVRLLRDPDLRARMGRAGRARVETHFALRDAARRYIEIYEGLVEGSPQKGEPSTDS from the coding sequence ATGTCCGGTAACGAAGCGCGCCGCGTTCTCATCCTGATGGACGATCTCGGCGGCGGAACCGGGAACCACGTTCTCTCGATGGCCCGCCGGTGGGACCGCTCCCTCTGGAGGGTCGAGATCGCGAGCCCTCGGCCGGTCACCGCGCGGGAGGCGCCCGACATCGAGATCCGCGAGCTTCCTTCCCTCGGCCGGCGCGATTTCTATCCGCTCGCGCAGATCGCGCGCTTCGCGCAGGTTCGGAGTTTGGCTCTCGACCGCCGGCCCGCGATCGTGCACGCCTACTTCTTCTGGTCGATTCTTTATGCACGAATGTTGAAGAAGCTCGGCGTCGTTCGGCGCCTCATCGAGAACCGCGAGGACCACGGTTTCAACTGGGGGCGGCACGAGTACGCGCTGCTTCGCCTGACCCGCTCGGCGCCGGACCGAGTGATCTGCGTCTCCGATTCGGTGCGGCGGACCGTCTTGAAGAGGGAGCGTCTCGACCCGGAGCGGACGGTCGTTGTTTGGAACGGGATCGAGCCGGCGCCGGAGGGCGCGCGGGATCTCGATCTTCGCCGCGCGCTCGGTTTCGGGGCGGAGGACTTGGTCGTCGGGATGGTCGCCAACCTGAACCGCCCGATCAAGGGAGTCGGCTACTTCATCGACGCGATCCCCGCGATTCTCCGCGAGGTCCCCGAGGCCCGTTTCCTCATCTTGGGAAGAGGAGAGGGAGAGGGGCCGCTTCGCGCGCGCGCGCGTTTCCTCGGCGTGGAAGAGCGCGTCGTCTTCGCGGGGTTCCGCAAGGAGATCGAGCGTTTCTATCGAGCGATGGACGTCTCGGTGCTGACCTCGCTCTCCGAGGGCCTTTCCCTCACGCTTCTCGAGTCGATGGGGCACGGGCTTCCGGTGGTGGTGACGCGCGTGGGGGGAAATCCGGAGGTCGTGTTCGACGGAGAGACCGGTTTTCTCGTCCCTCCGAGAGACGCGAATCTCTTCGCCGAGCGCGTGGTCCGGCTTCTTCGGGATCCGGACCTCCGCGCGCGAATGGGACGCGCCGGCCGCGCGCGGGTCGAGACCCACTTCGCTCTCCGCGACGCCGCCCGGCGCTACATCGAGATCTACGAGGGTCTGGTCGAGGGCTCGCCGCAGAAGGGAGAGCCCTCGACCGATTCGTGA